In one window of Pedosphaera parvula Ellin514 DNA:
- a CDS encoding M48 family metallopeptidase: MNTPLIYVRRRNARRYILRVDDEANVRVTIPRGGSLEYAKKFAAGHAEWIAEQITKRLDRVAVRNSEKSVLFRGESIPLVIEGNTVCFGDQTFSMAEGEDLRRRIRARLFELARTELPGKVLELAAQYGLSVKRISIRDQRSRWGSCSTRGNIALNYRLVQTPGFVRDYVIVHELMHLREMNHSSRFWKLVHDAFPRTQEARDWLRKNGRLLAH; this comes from the coding sequence ATGAATACTCCTCTCATATATGTGCGGCGCAGAAATGCCCGGAGGTATATTCTGCGGGTGGATGATGAAGCTAATGTGCGGGTGACAATTCCGCGTGGAGGCTCATTGGAATATGCAAAGAAATTTGCCGCCGGTCACGCCGAATGGATTGCAGAGCAGATCACGAAACGCCTGGATCGTGTGGCCGTGCGGAACTCGGAAAAGAGTGTGCTGTTTCGCGGTGAGAGCATTCCCCTGGTGATCGAGGGGAATACCGTGTGTTTTGGAGATCAAACATTCTCAATGGCGGAGGGAGAGGATTTGCGCCGGCGAATTCGAGCCAGGCTCTTTGAATTGGCCCGGACGGAGTTGCCGGGGAAGGTTTTGGAATTAGCGGCGCAATACGGATTAAGTGTAAAGCGAATTTCAATTCGGGACCAGCGGTCGCGGTGGGGTTCCTGTTCAACGCGCGGCAATATCGCCCTGAACTATCGCCTGGTGCAAACACCAGGGTTCGTGCGTGATTACGTGATTGTCCACGAGTTGATGCACCTGCGCGAGATGAACCACTCGAGTCGCTTTTGGAAACTGGTCCATGATGCATTTCCTCGCACACAAGAGGCAAGGGATTGGCTGCGCAAGAACGGGAGATTGTTGGCGCATTGA
- a CDS encoding FG-GAP repeat domain-containing protein, translating to MKVLQLSAISAWYGMAMLASLSPTMAHAVPPVKFASPVPYGALNASDVAVNDFDGDGKMDFASVTRLPNLMSVFTNSGNGSFGISSNYALPNQPFSIAAGDLNGDGKPDIVATWRGVISVFTNVNNATFAPAIDYGIFTNNALILSSVSLGDFNGDHKLDIAVGILGSNVVTVLLNNGNGTFGSPTNFPTHSTANMGPITITLADLNNDGILDIVTANGSGGDSISVLLGNGDGSFSFGTNYSTKGYPICAVVGDFNNDGKPDIAATNPGENSIGLLFGNGDGTFGTAITTQVLADPRPMAAGDLNGDGNLDLVMVHNSITSTSARGILLGKGDGSFLAETNAFAPPPVNRIIVADVNGDNQPDLLIAASSGVSIYLNQSVPTLKGDYQTGRLVLQWPNWAGYILETATMLPTDTWIAVTDTPALVNNQNSLTNFVTGSNQFFRLNHH from the coding sequence ATGAAAGTCCTGCAATTATCAGCCATCAGCGCTTGGTACGGAATGGCAATGTTAGCCTCTTTAAGCCCCACCATGGCCCATGCCGTTCCACCAGTTAAATTTGCTTCGCCGGTTCCTTATGGGGCATTGAACGCCTCAGATGTGGCCGTCAACGACTTTGATGGCGACGGCAAAATGGATTTCGCCTCGGTGACCCGACTTCCAAATCTAATGAGTGTTTTCACGAATTCGGGAAACGGGTCATTCGGTATTTCTTCAAATTATGCGCTGCCCAATCAGCCCTTCTCCATCGCGGCAGGCGATTTGAATGGGGACGGCAAACCAGATATTGTCGCAACATGGAGAGGAGTGATTTCCGTGTTTACCAACGTGAATAATGCCACATTCGCTCCCGCCATCGACTATGGTATTTTCACGAACAATGCCCTGATCCTATCGTCTGTTTCTTTAGGAGACTTTAACGGAGATCATAAGTTGGATATCGCGGTCGGGATATTAGGTTCCAATGTAGTTACAGTATTGCTCAATAACGGAAACGGTACGTTTGGTTCACCAACAAACTTTCCAACCCATTCAACCGCCAACATGGGGCCGATCACGATCACGCTGGCTGATCTCAACAATGATGGAATACTGGATATTGTAACGGCAAATGGGTCAGGTGGAGACTCCATAAGTGTGCTATTGGGAAACGGCGACGGCTCTTTTAGTTTTGGCACTAATTACTCTACCAAGGGTTATCCGATCTGTGCGGTAGTGGGCGATTTTAACAATGATGGAAAACCGGACATCGCCGCTACGAATCCCGGTGAGAATTCAATTGGGCTGCTTTTTGGCAATGGCGACGGGACTTTTGGAACAGCGATTACAACTCAGGTTTTGGCTGATCCACGGCCCATGGCTGCAGGGGATTTGAATGGTGACGGCAATCTTGACCTCGTCATGGTCCATAACAGCATCACCTCCACATCGGCCCGGGGTATTCTACTGGGCAAAGGCGACGGTTCCTTTCTCGCGGAAACCAATGCTTTCGCCCCGCCTCCCGTTAACAGAATCATCGTTGCGGATGTAAACGGAGACAATCAACCAGATCTCTTGATCGCCGCCAGTTCTGGTGTTTCCATTTATTTAAATCAATCGGTGCCAACGCTGAAGGGCGATTACCAAACGGGTCGACTCGTTTTGCAGTGGCCCAACTGGGCAGGGTATATTTTGGAAACCGCCACCATGCTTCCAACCGATACATGGATTGCTGTTACAGACACACCTGCGCTGGTAAATAATCAAAATTCCCTCACAAACTTCGTCACTGGCTCGAATCAGTTCTTTCGCTTGAACCACCATTAA